From the Deinococcus radiophilus genome, one window contains:
- the rplM gene encoding 50S ribosomal protein L13 translates to MKTYIPKNDEQNWVVVDAAGIPLGRLATLVASRIRGKHRPDFTPNMIQGDFVVVLNAEKVVLTGQKMDQKVYTRYTGYQGGLRSETARQALAKHPERVIERAVYGMLPKGRQGRAMHSRLKVYAGEQHPHASQKPEKLEVQHGR, encoded by the coding sequence GTGAAAACCTACATCCCCAAAAACGATGAGCAGAACTGGGTCGTGGTGGACGCCGCCGGCATCCCCCTGGGCCGCCTGGCAACGCTGGTCGCCAGCCGTATCCGTGGCAAGCACCGCCCCGACTTCACCCCCAACATGATCCAGGGTGACTTCGTGGTTGTCCTGAACGCCGAAAAAGTTGTCCTGACCGGTCAGAAAATGGACCAGAAGGTCTACACCCGTTACACCGGCTACCAGGGTGGTCTGCGGAGCGAAACCGCCCGTCAGGCACTGGCCAAGCACCCCGAGCGCGTTATTGAGCGCGCCGTATACGGCATGCTGCCCAAGGGCCGTCAGGGCCGTGCCATGCACAGCCGCCTGAAGGTCTACGCCGGTGAACAGCACCCCCACGCCTCCCAGAAACCCGAAAAGCTAGAGGTTCAACATGGCCGATAA
- the rpsI gene encoding 30S ribosomal protein S9 — protein sequence MADKTEQFYGTGRRKSAVARVFLRPGEGKITVNGKDFQSYFQGVLRAFQALQGFKETGTAGRFDTVITVKGGGPSGQIDAIKLGIARALVQSNPDFRAALKPHGLMTRDAREVERKKYGLKKARRAPQFSKR from the coding sequence ATGGCCGATAAGACTGAGCAGTTCTATGGAACCGGACGCCGCAAGTCCGCCGTGGCCCGCGTTTTCCTGCGCCCTGGCGAAGGCAAAATCACCGTGAACGGCAAAGATTTCCAGAGCTACTTCCAGGGCGTGCTGCGTGCTTTCCAGGCCCTGCAAGGCTTCAAGGAAACCGGCACCGCTGGCCGCTTTGATACCGTGATTACCGTCAAGGGCGGTGGCCCCAGCGGTCAGATCGACGCCATCAAGCTGGGCATTGCCCGCGCCCTGGTGCAGAGCAACCCCGACTTCCGCGCTGCCCTCAAGCCCCACGGCCTGATGACCCGCGACGCCCGCGAAGTCGAGCGCAAGAAGTACGGTCTGAAAAAGGCCCGCCGCGCTCCACAGTTCTCCAAGCGCTAA
- a CDS encoding HAD hydrolase family protein: MTRPARERPSGLPLLLAFDFDGTLVPDGHPELPPGLPEVLRRLSERGVKLAAVTGRDRLPPGIEDAIPFDGVATQNGGHVEVGGEVKHALYFTAEELEAVLAHSMQGVRLMMFSAGQMYVDLPEGEVPTTQQLARNPRPTAEAPAGRVQKVNFFHDGVAGHAEQLREHRSGFTVTGAQPPYSRMMTVTPKGAHKGAGLEILARELDIPLERTIVFGDSDNDVAMFEVAGYAVQSGDLPLLHAHADESIRGPEVLAAWLEGLMGEEEK; encoded by the coding sequence ATGACCCGCCCGGCACGTGAGCGTCCCAGTGGGTTGCCACTGCTACTGGCCTTCGACTTTGACGGGACGCTGGTGCCGGACGGCCACCCGGAGCTGCCCCCAGGGCTGCCCGAAGTGCTGCGCCGCCTAAGCGAGCGCGGGGTCAAACTTGCGGCCGTCACTGGGCGCGACCGACTGCCTCCTGGGATTGAGGACGCCATTCCCTTTGATGGCGTAGCCACCCAGAACGGCGGCCACGTGGAGGTCGGCGGCGAGGTGAAGCACGCGCTGTATTTCACCGCTGAAGAACTGGAAGCAGTGCTGGCCCACTCCATGCAGGGCGTGCGGCTGATGATGTTCAGCGCCGGGCAGATGTACGTAGACCTGCCTGAAGGCGAGGTGCCGACCACCCAGCAGCTGGCCCGTAATCCGCGTCCTACAGCCGAGGCTCCGGCGGGCCGCGTGCAGAAGGTGAACTTTTTTCACGATGGGGTGGCAGGCCACGCCGAGCAGCTGCGGGAGCACCGGAGCGGGTTCACGGTCACAGGCGCGCAGCCGCCCTACAGCCGCATGATGACGGTGACTCCCAAAGGGGCGCACAAGGGCGCGGGCCTGGAGATTCTGGCCCGTGAGCTAGATATACCTCTGGAACGCACCATCGTCTTTGGTGACAGTGACAACGACGTGGCCATGTTTGAGGTGGCTGGATACGCGGTGCAGTCGGGTGATTTGCCATTGCTCCACGCCCACGCGGACGAGAGTATTCGCGGGCCGGAGGTGCTGGCGGCCTGGCTGGAAGGGCTCATGGGTGAAGAGGAGAAGTAG
- a CDS encoding HAD hydrolase family protein, whose amino-acid sequence MNSERTRPADLPLLLAFDLDGTLVPELSNELPDDTAQALERLHGLGVQLAVITGRDLVPASIAERVAFGALASQNGGRVEIGGELHASAQFTDAELEAILAHELEDARLILYSDGMLYMDLPASQQVPDWIATRGHRPLAEAQGQRIEKVGFWHAGVSSHAEKLRAQQPQLVLTGAQPPYEQYLTVTPTGAHKGAALTLLAGALGVPPERTVVFGDTDNDIAMFEVGGYAVQSGDLPLLAEHADERISGPEALAAWLDALADELEAQA is encoded by the coding sequence ATGAATTCTGAACGTACCCGGCCCGCTGACCTGCCGCTGCTGCTGGCTTTTGATCTGGACGGCACGCTGGTGCCGGAGCTGAGTAATGAGCTGCCAGACGATACTGCCCAGGCGCTGGAACGGCTACATGGTCTGGGCGTGCAGCTGGCGGTAATTACCGGGCGTGACCTCGTGCCTGCTTCTATCGCTGAGCGCGTTGCCTTCGGGGCGCTGGCCTCGCAAAATGGGGGCCGCGTTGAGATCGGCGGCGAGCTGCACGCTTCGGCGCAGTTCACGGATGCCGAGCTGGAAGCGATTTTGGCCCACGAGCTGGAAGATGCCCGCCTGATTCTGTATTCGGACGGGATGCTGTATATGGACCTGCCCGCAAGCCAGCAGGTTCCCGACTGGATCGCCACACGCGGTCACCGCCCACTGGCCGAGGCGCAGGGGCAACGCATCGAAAAGGTGGGCTTCTGGCACGCTGGCGTCTCCAGCCATGCGGAAAAACTGCGTGCCCAGCAGCCACAGCTGGTGCTGACCGGCGCACAGCCGCCCTACGAGCAATACCTGACCGTGACACCTACCGGGGCACACAAAGGCGCGGCGCTGACACTGCTGGCCGGGGCGCTGGGCGTACCGCCAGAACGCACCGTGGTTTTTGGCGACACCGACAACGACATTGCCATGTTCGAGGTGGGCGGGTATGCGGTGCAGTCGGGTGACTTACCGCTGCTGGCCGAACACGCCGACGAGCGCATCAGCGGGCCGGAGGCACTGGCGGCCTGGCTGGACGCCCTGGCCGACGAGCTGGAGGCCCAGGCATGA
- the mutS gene encoding DNA mismatch repair protein MutS encodes MPAGPKSRSNLTPAQVPAHTLKGTGSGTLPPMLQQYVAMRDEVQEEFPGALLLFQVGDFYETFGEDAERAARLLGIALTHKSSKDFSTPMAGVPLRTLDSQIEKLLAQGVRVAVADQVEEPGSGLVAREVTQLLTPGTLTDARWLSADENYLAAVSTGEGYALSLLDVSTGEFRCAAFHTRTALYDELSRWRTREVLLAPELSGNGALLADFQARFAVMLSPANFEEDAAQQELQAVLGEIPATLDSSALRRACGAVLGYARLTQQGRLEMVRRLTRFQPGAHMSLPDSTLRALEVFAPHSPQGLSLMDVLCETRTAGGRRRLRAWLRAPLLDALSITARQDALEALYAQPDLRAGVRALLYRAHDLERLAARVSTRRATPREVAALARTLELLPEAAELLTPFDGLLGGIRARLSALPDVVQAIRGALVDEPPIRAGEGGLIREGYSPELDSLRAEAISHRAWLAELEGTERERTGIGSLKVGFNGVFGYYLEVTKAHAARVPADYHQVATLKDRARFTRPDLREREREIARLDAAAARLELSVFTELRDTLAAHADALAEAAGALADLDVIAGLAEVAAERGWVRPSLSDGGELSLTQARHPVVEYALMGGGGGQFVPNDAALGPQQRLLLLTGPNMAGKSTYLRTVALAALLHQIGAYLPAESATLPIYDAVHTRIGASDDLAGGRSTFMVEMSELAAILHGATPNSLVILDEIGRGTSTLDGLAIAQAALEHLHCCGAHTLFATHYFELTRLDAELPGLVNLHVAAEEEAGQLTFFHQVIPGAARQSYGVEVARLAGLPAQVTARSSELLAALSVQGDDRAIRQELAALDLSRLTPLDALAVLHRWKRSEADEPLE; translated from the coding sequence ATGCCTGCTGGCCCCAAATCCAGATCCAATCTGACCCCAGCGCAAGTTCCGGCGCACACCCTCAAGGGCACTGGGAGCGGCACGCTGCCGCCGATGTTGCAGCAGTACGTGGCCATGCGCGACGAGGTGCAGGAAGAATTTCCGGGAGCATTGCTGCTGTTTCAGGTGGGCGACTTCTACGAAACCTTTGGCGAGGACGCGGAGCGGGCCGCCCGCTTGCTGGGCATTGCCCTGACCCACAAAAGCAGCAAGGACTTCAGCACGCCGATGGCCGGAGTGCCGCTGCGGACGCTGGACAGTCAGATTGAGAAATTGCTGGCCCAGGGCGTGCGGGTGGCGGTGGCCGATCAGGTCGAAGAACCCGGCTCGGGGTTGGTGGCCCGCGAGGTCACGCAGCTGCTGACCCCCGGCACGCTGACCGACGCGCGCTGGCTGAGCGCCGATGAAAACTATCTGGCGGCGGTGTCCACCGGAGAGGGCTACGCCCTGAGCCTGCTGGACGTGTCCACCGGCGAGTTTCGCTGCGCGGCTTTTCATACCCGCACGGCGCTGTATGACGAACTCTCGCGCTGGCGCACCCGTGAGGTATTGCTGGCCCCCGAGCTGTCGGGCAACGGCGCACTGCTGGCCGATTTTCAGGCCCGCTTCGCGGTGATGCTCTCGCCCGCCAACTTTGAAGAAGATGCGGCGCAGCAAGAATTGCAAGCTGTACTGGGCGAGATTCCGGCCACCCTGGACTCGTCGGCGCTGCGGCGGGCCTGCGGGGCGGTGCTGGGCTACGCCCGCCTGACGCAACAGGGGCGGCTGGAGATGGTGCGGCGACTGACCCGCTTTCAGCCGGGGGCGCACATGTCACTGCCCGACAGTACCCTCCGGGCGCTGGAGGTGTTCGCGCCGCACTCGCCACAGGGCCTGAGCCTGATGGACGTGCTGTGTGAAACCCGCACCGCCGGGGGCCGCCGCCGCCTGCGGGCCTGGCTGCGGGCGCCGCTGCTGGACGCCCTGAGCATCACGGCGCGGCAAGACGCGCTGGAAGCACTCTATGCCCAGCCCGACCTGCGCGCCGGAGTGCGGGCGCTGCTGTACCGCGCCCACGACCTGGAGCGGCTGGCGGCCCGCGTGTCCACCCGCCGCGCCACGCCCCGTGAGGTGGCGGCGCTGGCCCGCACGCTGGAACTGCTGCCCGAAGCGGCTGAGCTGCTGACCCCTTTTGACGGTTTGCTGGGCGGCATCCGCGCCCGCCTCTCCGCACTGCCGGATGTGGTGCAGGCCATCCGGGGCGCACTGGTAGACGAGCCGCCGATCCGTGCCGGAGAGGGCGGCCTGATCCGGGAGGGCTACAGCCCCGAGCTGGACAGCCTGCGGGCCGAAGCCATCTCACACCGCGCCTGGCTGGCCGAGCTGGAGGGCACCGAGCGGGAGCGCACCGGGATCGGCAGCCTGAAGGTGGGCTTCAATGGGGTGTTCGGCTATTACCTGGAAGTGACCAAGGCCCATGCTGCCCGCGTGCCCGCCGACTATCACCAGGTGGCCACCCTCAAGGACCGCGCCCGCTTTACCCGCCCGGACCTGCGCGAGCGTGAGCGTGAAATCGCCCGGCTGGACGCCGCCGCCGCCCGCTTGGAACTGAGTGTGTTTACCGAGCTGCGCGACACCCTGGCCGCTCACGCGGACGCCCTGGCCGAAGCAGCGGGGGCGCTGGCTGACCTGGACGTGATCGCGGGCCTGGCCGAAGTGGCTGCCGAGCGCGGCTGGGTGCGCCCAAGTCTCAGCGACGGGGGTGAGCTGAGTCTGACCCAGGCCCGGCACCCGGTGGTGGAATACGCGCTGATGGGAGGCGGCGGAGGCCAGTTCGTGCCCAACGACGCGGCGCTGGGGCCGCAGCAGCGGCTGCTGCTACTGACCGGGCCGAACATGGCCGGAAAAAGCACCTACTTGCGGACGGTGGCGCTGGCGGCGCTGCTGCACCAGATCGGGGCTTACCTGCCTGCCGAGAGCGCCACCTTGCCCATCTATGACGCCGTGCATACCCGGATCGGGGCCAGCGACGACCTGGCCGGGGGGCGCTCCACGTTCATGGTGGAAATGTCCGAGCTGGCCGCCATCCTGCACGGGGCGACCCCCAACAGCCTGGTAATCCTGGACGAGATCGGGCGCGGTACGTCTACCCTGGACGGTCTCGCTATCGCGCAGGCCGCGTTGGAACACCTGCACTGCTGCGGGGCGCACACGCTGTTTGCCACGCACTATTTCGAGCTGACTCGCCTGGACGCCGAGCTGCCGGGACTGGTCAACCTGCATGTGGCTGCCGAGGAAGAAGCCGGGCAGCTGACCTTTTTCCATCAGGTGATTCCCGGCGCGGCCCGCCAGAGCTACGGCGTGGAGGTGGCGCGGCTGGCGGGGTTGCCCGCCCAGGTCACGGCCCGCAGCAGCGAACTGCTGGCCGCCCTGAGCGTGCAGGGCGACGACCGCGCCATCCGCCAGGAACTGGCCGCGCTGGACCTCAGCCGCCTGACGCCGCTGGACGCCCTGGCCGTGCTGCATAGGTGGAAGCGCAGCGAAGCCGACGAACCATTGGAGTAA
- the lipA gene encoding lipoyl synthase, which produces MTQSESATPTPQAQKEPTFIKNGIYRKDSVKTRDPKPEWLKVRLPSGGHYAEVKGIVKEHKLHTVCEEAMCPNIGECWSRGTATFMLMGHICTRACRFCAVDTGNPRGLLDLNEPQSVAESVQLMGLKYVVLTSVDRDDLPDGGAYHFAKTVTAIKRANPGTRVESLTPDFGGKKACVELVLDSGVDTYAQNLETVERLTHPVRDRRAGYWQTIEVLRHAKQYRPDVVTKTSIMLGLGETREEITQAMKDLRSAGVDVVTFGQYLRPTQHHLPVERYISPAEFNEIRDEGLSLGFLEVVASPLSRSSYKAEQVFQDAEDGLPEHLRHLEGQELSML; this is translated from the coding sequence ATGACCCAGTCCGAATCGGCCACCCCCACTCCGCAAGCCCAGAAAGAGCCGACCTTCATCAAGAACGGCATCTACCGCAAAGACAGTGTCAAGACCCGCGACCCCAAACCAGAGTGGCTGAAGGTGCGCCTGCCCTCAGGCGGCCACTACGCCGAGGTGAAGGGCATCGTGAAAGAGCACAAGTTGCACACGGTCTGCGAAGAGGCCATGTGCCCCAACATCGGGGAGTGCTGGTCGCGCGGCACGGCGACGTTCATGCTGATGGGCCATATTTGCACCCGCGCTTGCCGGTTCTGCGCGGTGGACACCGGCAACCCACGCGGCCTGCTGGACCTGAACGAGCCGCAGAGCGTGGCCGAAAGCGTGCAGCTGATGGGCCTGAAATACGTGGTGCTGACCTCAGTGGACCGCGACGACCTGCCCGACGGCGGCGCCTACCACTTCGCCAAGACGGTGACGGCCATCAAGCGGGCCAACCCCGGTACCCGCGTGGAAAGCCTGACGCCCGACTTCGGCGGCAAAAAAGCCTGCGTGGAGCTGGTGCTGGACAGCGGCGTGGACACCTACGCCCAAAACCTGGAAACGGTGGAGCGCCTGACCCATCCGGTGCGTGACCGCCGCGCCGGCTACTGGCAGACCATCGAGGTGCTGCGCCACGCCAAACAGTACCGCCCAGACGTGGTGACCAAGACCAGCATCATGCTGGGCCTGGGCGAAACGCGCGAGGAAATCACCCAGGCGATGAAGGACCTGCGCTCGGCGGGCGTGGACGTGGTGACGTTCGGGCAGTACCTGCGGCCCACCCAGCACCACCTGCCGGTGGAGCGCTACATTTCCCCGGCCGAGTTCAACGAAATCCGCGACGAGGGCCTGAGCCTGGGCTTTCTGGAAGTGGTCGCCAGCCCGCTGAGCCGCTCCAGCTACAAGGCCGAGCAGGTCTTTCAAGACGCCGAAGACGGGCTGCCCGAACACCTGCGCCACCTCGAAGGCCAAGAGCTGAGCATGCTGTGA
- the lipB gene encoding lipoyl(octanoyl) transferase LipB has translation MTPTSLPDPVQRTEHFDVLDLGTLPYRDAWDIQHHLHAEVAAGARPTLLLVEHPAVLTLGRKAREGENIVVTRDYLAGQGIEVLEVERGGDVTYHGPGQLVVYAIFPVGRRVRDFLRLLEDATVQALHSLGLEDARPNPGYAGVYLSPRDLNGLERQQKIASIGVAVKQHTALHGIGLNIATQLHHFDLIVPCGLQDTQMTSVQREYDLRGLGQSASMDAAKAALTTAFASVFRDYDFSLPASALHAAIPHPQSKESDA, from the coding sequence GTGACCCCGACTTCTTTGCCTGACCCAGTCCAGCGCACCGAACATTTTGACGTGCTGGACCTGGGGACGTTGCCTTACCGGGACGCCTGGGATATCCAGCATCACTTGCACGCCGAGGTGGCGGCAGGCGCACGCCCCACACTGCTGCTGGTCGAACACCCTGCGGTGCTCACGCTGGGCCGCAAGGCGCGGGAAGGCGAAAACATCGTGGTCACGCGGGACTATCTGGCGGGTCAGGGCATCGAGGTGTTGGAGGTCGAGCGCGGCGGCGACGTGACCTATCACGGCCCAGGTCAGCTGGTGGTCTACGCCATTTTCCCGGTGGGCCGCCGGGTGCGCGACTTTCTGCGGTTGCTGGAAGACGCCACCGTGCAGGCTCTGCATAGCTTGGGTCTAGAAGATGCCCGCCCCAACCCCGGTTACGCGGGCGTGTACCTCAGCCCACGTGACTTGAACGGCCTGGAACGCCAGCAGAAAATCGCCTCTATCGGCGTGGCCGTCAAGCAGCACACGGCCCTGCACGGCATCGGGCTGAACATCGCCACGCAGCTCCATCACTTTGACCTGATCGTGCCCTGCGGCCTGCAGGACACCCAGATGACCAGTGTGCAGCGCGAATACGACTTGCGCGGTCTGGGGCAGAGTGCCAGCATGGACGCAGCCAAAGCGGCCCTGACCACTGCATTTGCGTCAGTTTTCCGCGATTATGATTTCAGTCTGCCCGCCTCTGCGCTGCACGCGGCCATACCTCATCCCCAATCTAAGGAGTCAGACGCATGA
- a CDS encoding dCTP deaminase/dUTPase family protein (catalyzes the formation of dUMP from dUTP), which translates to MRGFQVVASQHRQHPEAQIALPRRGSRHSAGYDLVTPAALRVTPGEVVRVATDLKAYMQPGEVLQVYVRSSVGLRGLVLTNTVGIIDADYYGNSDNDGNIILALRNLGADTFTAQAGDRVAQGVFMPYLLAEGDELESGELRAGGYGHTGR; encoded by the coding sequence ATGCGTGGTTTTCAGGTCGTCGCTTCCCAGCACCGTCAGCATCCAGAGGCCCAGATTGCCCTGCCCCGGCGTGGATCGCGGCACTCGGCAGGGTATGACCTGGTGACGCCTGCTGCCCTGAGGGTGACCCCCGGCGAGGTGGTGCGGGTTGCCACTGACCTCAAGGCCTACATGCAGCCCGGCGAGGTCTTGCAGGTGTATGTGCGCTCCAGCGTGGGCTTGCGCGGGCTGGTGCTGACCAACACGGTGGGTATCATTGACGCCGACTACTATGGCAACTCGGACAATGACGGCAACATCATCCTGGCGCTGCGGAATCTGGGGGCGGACACCTTCACGGCGCAGGCCGGGGACCGGGTGGCCCAGGGCGTGTTTATGCCCTACCTGCTGGCCGAGGGGGACGAGCTGGAATCTGGCGAGCTGCGCGCAGGCGGCTACGGACATACCGGGCGCTAA
- a CDS encoding alpha/beta fold hydrolase, which translates to MRWPAPDGTLLQVQTTGSGPPLLLLSGGPGCVNYLRPVADLLPHWTCYLPDPRGVGQSGGEPHRLLGELADLESLRRQLGLKRWTVLGHSWGADLGLAYALEYPGQLEQLVCFAGTGVQHDRDWSAAYQAGQHLETHFEVECSEAVWEALRGDWRRYIKQPELWARLARLGVPVTFLHMEKDIRPNWFVCQLAELLPYGRYLELPGASHYAWLTHGPELQHALLRALKP; encoded by the coding sequence ATGCGCTGGCCTGCTCCCGACGGTACGCTTTTGCAGGTCCAGACCACCGGCTCGGGGCCGCCCCTCCTGCTGCTTTCGGGTGGGCCAGGTTGTGTGAACTATCTGCGTCCCGTGGCCGACCTCTTGCCCCACTGGACCTGTTATCTCCCGGACCCCAGAGGCGTCGGCCAGAGCGGCGGCGAGCCACACCGTCTGCTGGGTGAGCTGGCGGATCTGGAAAGTCTTCGCAGGCAGCTGGGCCTGAAGCGCTGGACAGTCCTCGGTCACTCCTGGGGGGCGGATCTGGGGCTGGCCTACGCGCTGGAGTATCCCGGCCAGCTAGAGCAACTGGTCTGTTTTGCCGGGACAGGGGTGCAGCATGACCGTGACTGGAGCGCGGCCTATCAGGCGGGCCAGCATCTCGAAACCCACTTTGAGGTGGAGTGCAGCGAGGCGGTCTGGGAAGCACTGCGCGGCGACTGGCGGCGTTATATCAAACAGCCGGAGTTATGGGCGCGGCTGGCCCGCCTGGGTGTCCCTGTGACCTTTCTGCACATGGAAAAAGACATCCGGCCGAACTGGTTTGTCTGCCAGTTGGCCGAATTGTTGCCGTATGGGCGTTACCTGGAACTGCCCGGAGCCAGTCACTATGCCTGGCTCACGCATGGGCCGGAATTGCAGCACGCCCTGTTGCGGGCTTTGAAACCTTGA
- a CDS encoding MarR family winged helix-turn-helix transcriptional regulator, producing MKTRPLLERIDRDWRTRRPDLDPTPMRRLILLARTARAAAERIEAGQGRHGLNSAQADLLLTLYRSAPPEGLTPGQLTGLSAISPSSVTNRLDRLAAEGLIKRLPDPADARVRRVQLAEAGRQRVEQLLPDHLAGERALLSALTEAEQAELEQLLLRLLDRLEAGAD from the coding sequence ATGAAGACCCGGCCCCTTCTGGAGCGCATTGACCGTGACTGGCGCACCCGCCGCCCGGACCTGGACCCCACGCCAATGCGCCGTCTGATCCTGCTGGCCCGCACGGCCCGCGCCGCCGCCGAGCGGATCGAGGCGGGTCAGGGGCGCCACGGTCTGAACAGCGCCCAAGCTGACCTCTTGCTCACGCTCTACCGCAGTGCGCCCCCTGAAGGCCTGACCCCCGGCCAGCTCACGGGCCTGAGCGCCATTTCGCCCAGCTCGGTAACCAATCGCCTGGACCGCCTGGCCGCCGAGGGGCTGATCAAGCGCCTGCCCGACCCGGCAGATGCCCGCGTGCGCCGGGTGCAGCTGGCGGAGGCAGGCCGCCAGCGCGTCGAGCAGCTCTTGCCGGATCACCTGGCCGGGGAAAGGGCGCTGCTCTCGGCCCTGACCGAAGCCGAGCAGGCCGAGCTGGAACAGCTGCTGCTGCGGCTGCTGGATAGGCTGGAGGCGGGCGCAGACTGA